Proteins encoded by one window of Rutidosis leptorrhynchoides isolate AG116_Rl617_1_P2 chromosome 7, CSIRO_AGI_Rlap_v1, whole genome shotgun sequence:
- the LOC139859350 gene encoding cyclin-D5-3-like: MALSSSQSTFSPSRFLSLETVPEDDADEDEVIEHQSQIHLEHDVRFLLEMENDRTPVQSDVDDWIITARSEAIQWIINTMSFLKLRVQTAYLSVMYIDRFMSKGLIARDKHWAIRLLSVACLSLATKMEEREPQPLSAFLIGGYNFDNNQIQRMELLVLSTLNWRLHYITPFHFIQSFIQCFFEENKKHFTSLITQILFAATKDMKIMRYTSSTVAMAVTLTVLDQNLTKESLEIKLKTTWLNLLLNHEDVYTCYFFFEKQDIISSQTNYKVQVWHDKYHTLSDTHFGLVRLSNPIPKYKAKSNYKMFRYTHGLLSQVNQSSFLPCNRRVLELQPVKVNISKHDLVNNPSIGTKRKRLTFGEEEDKPNQ; encoded by the exons ATGGCGCTTTCAAGCTCTCAATCGACGTTTTCTCCCTCTAGGTTTCTCTCTCTAGAAACAGTACCTGAAGATGATGCTGATGAAGATGAGGTAATTGAACATCAATCGCAGATTCATCTCGAACATGATGTTCGATTCTTACTTGAAATGGAGAACGATCGTACGCCCGTTCAATCGGATGTTGATGATTGGATAATAACCGCTCGATCGGAAGCAATCCAATGGATAATCAAT ACGATGTCGTTTCTGAAATTACGAGTTCAAACTGCTTACTTATCCGTAATGTACATTGATCGGTTCATGTCAAAAGGACTTATCGCT AGGGATAAGCATTGGGCGATTAGATTGCTATCGGTTGCTTGTTTATCGTTAGCGACAAAAATGGAAGAACGTGAACCGCAGCCATTATCGGCGTTTTTGATCGGAGGGTACAATTTTGATaataatcagattcaaagaatggaGCTTTTAGTTTTGTCTACTTTGAACTGGAGACTACATTACATCACTCCTTTTCACTTCATTCAATCCTTTATTCAATGTTTTTTTGAAGAAAATAAGAAACATTTTACATCTCTAATAACACAAATTCTTTTTGCGGCAACAAAAG ATATGAAGATTATGAGGTATACTTCATCAACAGTAGCAATGGCAGTAACATTGACTGTGTTGGATCAAAATTTGACTAAAGAATCTCTGGAGATTAAACTGAAGACTACTTGGTTGAATCTGCTTTTAAATCAT GAGGATGTGTATacttgttattttttttttgaaaagcaagatattATTAGCTCACAAACAAATTACAAAGTTCAAGTATGGCATGACAAGTACCATACATTAAGTGATACACATTTTGGGCTTGTGAGGCTATCAAACCCAATCCCGAAATACAAAGCTAAATCGAATTACAAGATGTTTAGATACACACATGGATTGCTAAGCCAAGTTAACCAATCGAGTTTCCTTCCATGTAATCG TCGAGTGTTGGAGCTCCAACCAGTAAAAGTGAACATCTCGAAACACGATTTGGTAAACAATCCATCGATTGGCACAAAAAGGAAGAGGCTTACATTTGGTGAAGAGGAAGACAAGCCAAATCAGTGA